The Thamnophis elegans isolate rThaEle1 chromosome Z, rThaEle1.pri, whole genome shotgun sequence DNA window GAAAACCTGTCACAGTTTTTTCTTCATTCTTACCTGAAGCTTGGCTTGGGAGCTCAGCTTGATGCTCAGGAGCAAACCTGCTTGTAGCTTGGCTTGAGCTTGGCAACAGTTCTGCCTGCAGCTTGATATAACATAAAATATTATCAAGCTGAAGATGTGCAATATCCCTATTTCTGGGCAAGAAActctgcagaaaagaaaaaatctgcaagaaaaatgtctttttaatatgtaacattttaaagaggcaggaaaaaaaactgaGTAAGCCAAAGACCAAGGACATAGTTTCAGGGCTAGACCAGCCCATTATAATTGGGAAACTGAAATAACCATATGCAGATAgggcaaatgtaaaaaaaaatactgtgaagTACTATAAAGTCTTGTGCATAGCTTTCATCCAGTTGTGTGGTGTGTTCAATTATAGTCAAAAGAACTTCGATAACACCCTTCAACCTAGTCAGTGTTCAGTATccaatttgtttatttgtttgttttgcatcAAGTGGTcaaactttttattattatttttcatcttgTTAGTAAAGCCATTGAATACAAGATGAGGGGACTTTTCAAGATGTCTCACATTGGATCAAGGTTAAATAATTATTTGTTGGGAACAATCTTATTACACAACAACATCAGCCAGTCACCAAAGGATTTCTAGAATAATTtggtatttgctttttttttgtagACCAACACAACTAGTATAATGTCCAAAGGAATGTGTTCTACAATTTGGGAGTTATATTGTAACTGAGAACAgatatttattgaacattttttgAGGCAACCTATTATATATTACTAAAAAGTTTGGCtgagtgctttttaaaaataaaacatgaataaaagcaaaagtagaatagaatgggaaaatATGGAAGATGGTGAAAATAGAGTTCTATTCATTTCTGTTCaagaacagaattttaaaaaaatattaaacatttttccCAGCTCAATAGAGCTTTATGgctattatgaatcaaattaGAACCAAATAACTGGGGAATTCATGTCTAAAGATTATTACATGCATCTATTAGGCAAATTGATTTTTAATTCCTTGTtacataagtataatctttattgtcattgtaattaaatacaacgaaattggttacatCACTATTTTTAATAGTCCCAGGAGCCAAttagacaaaacaaaacacacaccccCCAAACAAACTGTTTGAGTTTGTCCTCTCATTGAGGAGTCAATACTCAAATATCGTATAAAAACTTCCCTATTATTTGCAATCTACATAATCACAATGGTGACTTGGGAAATTTAGTACAAAACTCAATGGAAACGTGTGACAGATACATCTAgttttgaatattattattttgaagtgAAATATAGTTGGATTGTAAGTGGTATTTTGTGGCACAGATCTTGCATTTTTCATATTACTGAAATTACTGAAACCGCATTTGGAAAAGTAAAGACAGAAGCTTAATAGTAAGCAAACAGTAAAAGGAATATATGTAAGCAATTCTTCTCCATAAGATGGCAGATAACAACATGTCTTTTCTTTCAGTTCTACGTCAGTTTATTTACAGATTTTTCTTACTGTTATTTGAATGTATGGTATGAAAAATAAAAGTGTGAGACTCCTCCCTCAAATTCTCATCAGAAACTGAAGATTCATCCGTCTTCTAGAATATGtctttgtcttgtcttgtctgtgAAATCATACACTTTTTAAAGTACAGCTGCTTTACTTCATAAAATGGTAAGCTTTCTTGATTACAAAAAAAGTCACAAGGAATATAGATTCATTCTGATTCTCTTAAAGATTTTCTATTTAAGATTTGTTGATTTTTCTTGCTCATCTACTTTTATGAGCTATATTTCAAGCATAAATTTATATTAGTAGCACTTATATTCAAGCAAGCAAGTCTAGAATTAGGTTTAATGATTTGTTTTAATTAACCATACTTTATTGTGGACGCAATGTTTGACTGGTCTACAGAACACATATAACATGACAAAATACATTAAATGAAAACTAAATCAATAAAATTCTGTACAATGTGTCAACCACTTATGTGGTATTTTCTTAGCAGGCTTTTATGTGTATGGTGTACTTTTATGTTGCCTAAAACATCACTAAACACAATCAGTATCCAACTCATTAGCATTTGCAGTATATATTGCAACTTACCCAGAATTCTTACTTTTCTCTTGATTTGGTTTCTTTAGAAAACAACTATGCTAAATTAGATAAATTAATTGTTCCTGTGGATTTATAGAATTGATTTTCTTTTATTACAGTGTCTTTCCTTTAAAGTGCTAGACATATCCCAACTTGTGTAAATATATTTTGACATGCTTTCTCATTCCCTCCCCCAATTGTTTTCAATAGGTGAGAGTAAACAAGAATTCAACAAACAGCTTCCTATTGTTGGGATTTTCCAGCTTTCCAGGTCTGGAGGGTTTATTCTTTACCACATTCTTTATCATCTATTTGTTGATCCTGATTGGGAATGCATTCATAATTGTTATAACACTAGCTAATCAGACACTCCATAGTCCTATGTATTTCTTCCTGAGAAATTTGTCCTTTCTTGAAATTTGCTACACTTCAATCATTATACCTAAGATGCTTGAAAACATTGTCTCTGAAGATAGAACCATATCATTTATCAATTGTGCTTTTCAAATGAGTCTCTTTCTTATCACAGGGgcagcagaatgtttcctcctGGCTGCTATGGCTTATGACCGCTATGTTGCCATTTGCCAACCCTTGCATTATTCACTCATTATGAACAGCAGAGTCTGTTCTGGGCTAGTGGCTGCTTCCTGGCTAGCTGGGATTCCAGTACAACTTTCTCAGACTTTCCTTGTGTTCACCTCTTGTTTCTGTAACTCAAATGAAATCAATCATTTCTTCTGTGACATTCCTGCTTTGCTTAGCCTGATCTGTGGCAATACAGTTATAAATGAGCAGATTGCTCTGTTAGAGGTCATTTTGCTTGCATTGATACCTTTTGCTATGATCTTAATGTCTTATATTTGTATTGCCATTACTATTCTGAAGATACCATCTGTTGAAGGAAGGCATAAAGCCTTCTCAACTTGTTCCTCACATCTCATGGTAGTTCTGGGGTTCTACGGTTCTGGAATAATTGTCTATGTGACACCAAAGTCAAGACATTCTTTAGATACAGATAAATATCTGTCACTATTCTATACTGTTCTGTCTCCATTGGTAAACCCTCTTATTTACAGTTTGAGAAATAGGGAAGTCCAAATTGCTTTAGGGAAATCTCTCAGGTTTTTGCTCACATGTGAAACAATCCATAAAAAATAACTAACATTATTTTCTAATCATTCCTGTGTTCCTGATGCAATACAGCTTCCTTGTTAATAGACAAGGGTTCAAATAAGTTGAAAATTCTATTTCCATTAACCCACATTTTTACTTTGTTAAAAGTGTAATATCTTCCTTGTTAAGACAAAATGGCTAATATATGATCTGTTTCTGTCATTAAAAAACTTATAATGTGACAATGTAAAACATTAAATTATGGTTGAGAATAGAATTAAACTAgggtttcttttttcaatttttccgTTGCTTTGTGCCCTCATAATCATCATTCTCTTTACCATCATGTCAAGATGCAATAGAAAAACCTACTATGTTTATTTCACAGAGGTTATTGGGTAtgtcagcatccaaaaataaaggagaaaagaaacatgAAAAGCAATTGCCCTATTTTTGAGAAATGGATCATATTATTGTCATCAAAATCAGAGACACAGCAGATTGATATGGGTCAATGAGGCTGTTGAATCCAAATATTTATTCAATACAGAAATGTAAGTTCAAGATTCATGACAGTTAACTGGTCCATCTCTTCTGAGTGAAAGATAGGCAACATTTTTCTAGAAAATGGATTTCTagtttttttctagatttttctAACATTCTACATTACTTAGGatgctgaatagaatagaactgaaaCTACATTTATGCTATACCAAATGATCTTAAACAAACTTTAACAATGTGAACTTGTTAATAATGTATGTTAGAATCtttcaataaattatttttcaatCAATGTCTCAACTTCACTACTAACTCACTAGTACTTGTTTATGTTCctcttattattactattattaccaGCAGTCAGTgacgggattcaaataatttaacaaccagtttgcctagggtcaggttggctgtcatgGGAGGCCTGGCCCATCCTCATCCTCCAGCTCTGGCTCACATGCAGGATGAGCCTTCCATGACAGCCATCCTAACCCTGGGCAAACTGATTGTTaattacacccacccacccctatccatcaaagtggatcctgagTGCTGCACTGAAATGGAAAAACAGGCAATGGAACAGCCAGtacaagggaaggaggagggaaaatggccttctccttccctcatgcCAGCCGCTctattgcccatttctccattgcagcatagCACAGTGCCCAGGATCCAATTTGATAGTGGGGTGTATGTggataatttaacaaccacttcATTTGAACTGGTAcaaaccagttgaatcccaccactgccagtaGTATACTaaatagcagtgatggcgaacctttttttggctcatgtgccaaaagtggggggagcacaggggattCGTGCGCAGGTGTTCCAcaaccataatgctatgtgcatgaccccagtgtgcatgcacgtacGATCAGTGCTCGCTCCCATTTTTGGTGTGccttttttgtcccccccccaggttttagaggctttataggagcctggggagggcaaaaatagcctcccctgTCCACcctggaggctctctggaggcttcagaagtttccatgaagcctctggagcacaaaaaactaGTCCTATGGGCaagccagaagtttgggaatgtacttccggtttgttcatagggctggttttagccctcgggagccttcaggggccatgagtaggcttccctgaaggctccggagggcaaaaaatgagcaaaccggaagtgatttccataggaccatttttcatcctccagagtcttcaggggccttccggaagCTTGGCAAAAAAtgactccggagccttcagggaagccctacggccctacgggcaaactggaagtacattcctgaatttccagtttgtccacagggcctgttttttgtgctctggaggcttcaggcaagcttcagggtgaaaaatggcctcaaaagaaggctgaagtcagctggccagcacgctcatgtgtgctggccagctgacaggacaaGACCTCGTGTGTCTGAACAAATGGtgccacgtgccacctgtggcacatgtgccataggttcgtcatcacggctATATAGCATAGTTGATAGAATGAATTTCAGGTAGATTTTAAGAATATTAatttggagatttaaaaaaagacaatagtCACAGTTAGGACATGTTTTATGAcatcatgttttttttcctgaaagtctATTTGAGTGACATATTCTCACATTTCTATTTCACTTACActtaattaataaaagggattttggcAAACTATAATATTGTTTTACTGGTATTTGTCTTATTTTTGTTTGGAATAATTCAGTCAACTGCTCATTTTCTTTAAGCTTTGAGAACATATATATTTGTCTCTCTGTATGTCACACACAGTTTGCATCATGAATTTGAGAATAAActgttttaaaatttgtttggCAAGGAACACTTTTCATTTACATTAAATGCTTGACTAAGCAATTTCCCTGTAAGCTTAAATTAGCATTTACCCAAATATATCCTTACAACATCATACACAGAAGACCATTACTCTGATGATGGAAcatgttttgaatttttttaaaaaagcaaccctGCCTTCTTAGCTATCAGAGCTTATAAATAAACATGCTTGACAACAATTAAGGAAGTTCCTTCTCCCTTAGAGTTTATTTTCAGTCACAGTACTAAGTGTCTCTGTCAGGAGACATTGagtttaaaacatatttacataccattcaaaagaaacaataaacaaatgTAGAAAGGAAACGTCAAGATTAGGACATATCTTCAGCCAACATTGAAATAAGCAGGTGCTAACATCAGGAAAACAATCAGGCAGAAACATAATATAATCAAGGAACCactaagaataaaaatataccCCCACTAAAACTAGCAAGCAAGTTACTAGACATGAAAAGGCAGCAAAGTCACATTCACTCACACTAATAATACtatctaattgggtaatgaaatgttggcAAGGAAATAGTCAAGTTCAAAGAGACCAATAACTCTACAGTTTGATTCTTagttacatatattctcttctacagAAATTTTGAAACAGTTTGACAATAATCTGGTTCCAAGAATGTCCTGTTTAAGCATAATTCACAAATCTTAAATTAGTGAgatatttgctttattttattttctttgaaatgtggaaaattaaaatgtacaatatctatgatgatatttttaaatctgtttttttctttttactgttcATTTCTGTTCAGAACTaagtttgccattgcctatttTTAATTTGTCCTTTCTCCCAGAGATCTTAAGGTTGTGAACTTTATGCTCAGTTGTGAATTGTAAAGAAGAGATATTCTGATCAGGTGTATGATCTAAATTACCTTCTGAAGTTACAATCCTTATGAGGAAGGTAATCATCTTCAAACATAGTCCTTCAGTCCCAAGgtacagagatgaaaaaaataaatagacaaTCTTATATCAATTGAAGCAGCCATCTCCATAAGAAGAGCCAAAACAAGCTGAACTGAATGTCTAGTATATTAAggtaaaaatcttatttttctgaAGTGAATAATACCAAAAGTCTTCAGactttggaagggggggggagttgtaaaccataaataaaatatttatcagtAGAATGGGAAGACAGGATAATAGGAGCATTCATAGTCAGAGTTAATATATTGGTGGACATGAAATTTCAGACACTTAAATAGAGATTAAAATAGTGTACGTGCTAGAAAATCTAAGTTTTTCACCTAAGGAATAATATATGTGCATGCTAGATTTCTAATATAGGGATTGCTTTTTATCTCTGTAGATAAATCTGGAATGTTTACTATGTTCTTTTATATTGCATTTTAGAACTATGAAAAAAAACATATAGCCCATGGCTTCAAAACTGCCAAATAATTTTGTCTCCCACCACATTAGATTTAGCATctgttatagatagatagatagatagatagatagatagatagatagatggatggatggatggatggatggatggatggatggatggatggatggatggatagatagatagatagatagatagatagatagatagatagatagatagatagatagatagcattatatttgtatatttgtgtcattttttaaagtattgtttgtTTATACCTTTTCTATTATATAGTTAAAAGCCAATAATATGAGAAACCTACAATATGAGAATTATTTCTGCAATataatattctattctctatttttataaataattgtttttaaaaaaacagttataTCAATTACAAAATAACCACTACATTAAGTATTTCTCATTCTGTCTTTAGTGTCTGATTTGTGAATTTTCTCTTTATCAATTAATACTGAAGAcactagatagataggtaggtaggtagacagacagacagacagacagacagacagagacaccagacacagacagacaggcaaTAGATCATAGATAAATAATCAGGCATAGCATCTATAAAAGATACATCAAAAACTATAAGGAACACATTATTATCAATGTCAGCATTCCATAATCCTCCCTCTAATTTTTCAACTATCAGTAACTGGGACAGAAAATTGAAAATTAAGTTTTATTTGCTATTCTTCAAGCATGAGTAGAATTCTACATTAATTCTGACTtatatggaaggaaggagatcATCTAGTGGAATTTTAACTGGATTTATCAcattcccaaggtcatgtgatcaccttttgcaaactgtgggaagaaaagttaatggagaagctaggttcatttaacaatcatgttactaacttatcaaatgcagtgattcacttaacaactgtgccataaaagtcataaaatgtggcaaaactcacttaacaaatgtctcacttaaaagAAATTTGTaaatttgtaagtcaaggactactgtatgaTGTCTACTTCTACTTTTCAAATGTAAGGATAGTAGTAGACATGATCTGGAAATCTAATATATACTAGCATGTATATTATACCGAAGCAAATGTAAGTGGTGCTCACTTTCATAaaatatatacacagacacagacacacacaaatgaGATCTTGGAAACTCAGAAGCTAAGTTGTGTGCACCATTCCTACTCACTGTGTACTTGTGTTCAGACAAAAATATAGAAATTAGGAACGATATCTGGAGAAGAATTGTGGAGCATGCAAAGACATCATAGACAAGAAGGAGAGTATTTTCATGTGAATTAGAATTCCTTTTGATATTACAGCTCTTTAAAGACATAATTGAAAGAACTGAATTATGAACATAAGGGACCAGTCTCTTCTTTTGCTACATGGAGGCTGCAATGAAGTGAAAAATGTTTTGCACTCTCAATCAGGTATATTTGGGAGATCATTTAGAGCATTtggatttattttgtattttaggaTGAAATTATAATTCCAATGAAACTAGTTCTGTTTCTGCCTCTCTATCATATATAGTCAAGTAGCAGGTCAATCTGTATGTTTAAGAAGGCAGCATTGGTAATTagcttctatcatctatctatctatctatctatctatctatctatctatctatctatctatctatcatgtatccatccatccatccatccttctatcatctatctcacaTTATTATTGCAAtgcctttatatttttaaatcattattcaaatgatttattatcattttatcatattaattatattattaaaatgattttaaataatatattaaaatgttttgaaataaaaagagtaaACTAGAATTATCATTTACCTTTTTTGTATTCTATTTCAGAAATTTGAAAAAATATAAGTGATCATATCTTAACTGGTGTTTcatatctttttttctcttttgaatcaCAGATTCTACTTTGAATGGAAGACACCAACCAGACAAATGTCAGCTACTTCATCCTTTTGGGATTCTTTACCAATGGAGATCTTCAGATTCTCTTCTTTGTCCTCTTCCTCTGTGCTTATCTGATGATCATGATGGAGAATATCATAATCCTTATAGTTATTTGGGTCAATAATAACCTTCACAAGCCCATGTACCTTTTCTTATGTAACCTTTCTTTTCTTGAAATCTGGTATATTACTACTATTGTCCCAAAAATGTTAGAAGATTTCCTATCACAAGAAAAACACATCTCTTTCCATGGCTGCCTAACACAACTGTATTTCTTTGTCAGTTTTATGTGCAGTGAATTTGTTCTTCTGGCTGTTATGTCATATGATCGTTATTTGGCTATATGCTATCCACTTCATTACCCAGTCCTCATGAACAATATATTATGTGCTTGGCTTTCAGCAGGATGCTGGGTATGTGGTTTTGTCACCTCCATGATCAAACTGAG harbors:
- the LOC116521338 gene encoding olfactory receptor 10A2-like, whose protein sequence is MADNNMSFLSVLRQFIYRFFLLLFECMVRVNKNSTNSFLLLGFSSFPGLEGLFFTTFFIIYLLILIGNAFIIVITLANQTLHSPMYFFLRNLSFLEICYTSIIIPKMLENIVSEDRTISFINCAFQMSLFLITGAAECFLLAAMAYDRYVAICQPLHYSLIMNSRVCSGLVAASWLAGIPVQLSQTFLVFTSCFCNSNEINHFFCDIPALLSLICGNTVINEQIALLEVILLALIPFAMILMSYICIAITILKIPSVEGRHKAFSTCSSHLMVVLGFYGSGIIVYVTPKSRHSLDTDKYLSLFYTVLSPLVNPLIYSLRNREVQIALGKSLRFLLTCETIHKK
- the LOC116522677 gene encoding olfactory receptor 6Y1-like, with protein sequence MEDTNQTNVSYFILLGFFTNGDLQILFFVLFLCAYLMIMMENIIILIVIWVNNNLHKPMYLFLCNLSFLEIWYITTIVPKMLEDFLSQEKHISFHGCLTQLYFFVSFMCSEFVLLAVMSYDRYLAICYPLHYPVLMNNILCAWLSAGCWVCGFVTSMIKLSFIGQLKYCSTYKINHYFCDISPLLNVSCTDSSIAELVDFILALMVIMVPLCMVVTSYIYIISTVLKIPSVQGRKKAFSTCSSHLTVVILFYSTTLFTYARPKAMYAYNSNKLVSVLYTVIVPLLNPLIYCLRNKEINCALRKTFCR